In Zingiber officinale cultivar Zhangliang chromosome 8B, Zo_v1.1, whole genome shotgun sequence, a single genomic region encodes these proteins:
- the LOC122013855 gene encoding uncharacterized protein LOC122013855, whose translation MCRKPLNRFSQTASLSRFKLIRDLISKTTADAVWFGSDLTGFNHGGFRDIDDERQLRASSSSESLAMAAISSFLVCVRDPSFQAHPGNTLKTLEKSFVTCHPLGLSSAPLRQMRAGVITPKRQLILRSAYREGGRPNTASTFIGGFLLGGMMVGTLACVYAPKISKALAGTDKKELMRKLPKFIYDEEKALEKTRKVLTQKIEELNSAIDQVSSEIHGNDKPNGVTVSPNEIEAAI comes from the exons ATGTGCCGGAAGCCCTTGAACCGGTTCTCTCAAACCGCCAGCCTGAGCCGGTTCAAACTGATCCGCGATCTGATCTCAAAGACCACTGCTGATGCGGTCTGGTTCGGATCCGATTTGACCGGGTTCAACCATGGAGGCTTCAGAGATATTGATGATGAGCGGCAGCTCCGTGCTTCCTCTTCGTCCGAATCGCTCGCCATGGCTGCAATCTCGAGCTTCCTCGTCTGCGTCAGAGATCCTTCCTTCCAAGCGCACCCAG GAAATACGTTGAAGACATTGGAGAAATCTTTTGTTACTTGCCATCCTTTGGGCTTGTCTTCTGCTCCTCTTCGCCAAATGAGGGCTGGAGTTATAACTCCCAAGCGTCAATTAATCCTTCGATCTGCCTATAG AGAGGGTGGAAGGCCAAACACTGCAAGCACATTCATTGGTGGCTTTTTGCTGGGAGGAATGATGGTTGGGACACTTGCTTGTGTCTATGCACCTAAG ATCAGCAAAGCACTAGCTGGCACGGACAAAAAAGAACTAATGAGGAAGTTGCCAAAGTTCATCTACGATGAGGAGAAAGCTTTGGAG AAAACCAGGAAGGTGCTGACGCAAAAGATTGAAGAACTTAACTCAGCGATCGACCAGGTTTCTTCTGAAATCCACGGGAATGACAAGCCAAATGGAGTGACCGTGTCTCCTAATGAGATTGAAGCTGCTATATAA